The sequence acggctacccacttgaaataaACAGTCTTCAAGACTCCATGGGGCTTACCGTTTCCTTTTGTCACTGGGGAAACACACAGGGAGTGAGACAGGCAGGGTGTTTAGGGAAGTGCTGCCCATCAGGAGCAGCAGTTTGGGTATGGGGTAGGGGGAGCTAGTAGTAGTGGTGGAGGGGAGAAaggggatttccccctccccattagtCACTATGCCCCCCCCAATCTAAAAGGAAATGAAGAATAGTTGTTTTGTGTTCTCTTTGCATTCAGCagcccttatcccccccccccccgtcaattaTTCTTGGTGGAGCAGGGCCAAACTTGCCTTGCAGAAGACATTATCCTGGTAGCATTGCTCAAAATGACTGGCGAGAAGTCTTTTTTTTCCTAGACAGGGACTTCCTTCAGTAAGTAAGGACCAAAATTCTATAATGCTTCATCCCTCTTATTTAAAGAGGATACTGGATGTATGTTGTGGATGCTACCACCAACTTACATTGAACTAGGTTGACATTATAAAACCCTGAACACTCAGAGCAGTGTAGTTCTGCTTTTTTTAAGAACAGCAGCAGTACTAGCCAGCCCTCATCCCATTCCTTGGGGATAAAATATCCCAAATGCAGCGAACAAGAAGATTCCCTCTGGAGCATGCAattaatttcagtttttaaacagGCATTCCTACGGGATATGCTGAACCTGCATGGAGGGAACAGATGCTTTCCATAGTGAATTTGCAGCCCAGGATTACAAATCCATGGGCAATGATTAAGAAAAAGGAGGCAACCAATACCACAATTCTATgtaaagttactccagtctaaactcaTTGTAAACAAAggacttagactggagtaactctgcaaagGACTGCATTGTAAATTACTGTTATtacatttccttcatttataacTTGGCTTTCGCCCCaagagggacccaaagcagcttatatttatcctcacaacaaccactttACAAAGAAACTTGTGCGTAGTGTTGGAAGAAGTGTGAATGTACACGAAagcctataccttgaataaaagtgtgTTGGACTCTAACATTGTTTAACAACAACCCAATAAAGCAGGTTAGGATGacagtgtgtgtgactggcccaaggtcacccagcaagctttcatgacagaatttgaatttgaaccagggtctccccAGTCCCTAATCCACCACTCACACAGGTCCTAAGTtgccttcccatccccaccaCAGAGAATTAATTAAGCCTCTCCTTCCAAAAGCTATACCCCAAGGTGCCCTTTTACATTGCAGTATTAGTGCTGGCATGACACAGCTTTCCTCTGCAACATTTTTCTTTATAATGGCCTGAAGCTGACCAAACCTACAGTGCAAATCTTAACACAGTTGTTTCCTTTGACTTCCATGGACTCAGAAGGGAAGGACTGTGTAGGCAAGACTAAGGTTCCCAAACTCCAGatgggccaggagatctcctgggattaccactgatctccagagaaaAGTGctccgtttccctggagaaaatggctgctttgcagggtggacctGCTAAGATCCCTCTGCTCTCCAACCCTGCCCCcaggtgccaccctgcaaatcCCTGTGAATTTCCCAACCTCCAATTTAGGACTGTATGGCTCTTcttctactgcagcctttctcaacgttttcatcattgtgaaacccctgaaacatccttcaggcttcaagaaaccccagacgtggccaaattgtgcagaatagggttgggaagcatagctgtggacacgcccacccagggtccctccccttcccatcccctccaggcccatcactggccagtttgggagaggggggaacaggtcaacgtggccatatatggtcatcttatctgataaatgttaaacaaatgtaaagaacattaaaaaataattaactcccacccctttggcaAACCCTTgcaggaaaccctggctgagaaagcctgttctactgaaacACACAGTTTTCACTCAAAGCTGACAAGGAGGAAAGCAATTTTGACTGTTCACTTCTCACCAAAAGAAACGCTCAAGATCCTGCTGATAGATTTGTGCTTATTAATTACGTGCTGAAGGGGAGCCTGCCCTGAGGGCGTGCCATGTCTTGCGATTGCTATCCTTTTCACAccattcttgttttaaaaaacattgctCATAGGGAAAATGTCAGAGGAAGAGAAGCCGTATTAATGAATACAAATTGTATCGCTTCATTCGACAGGTTTGTTTGAGCTTTCTCATAAAGAACAAGAGAGCTTTAGGATATTACCGGTGGACGCAAGGGGCTCTTTCTCAGCTCACGGTCCCTTCAACCAGTTCTGAACATGCAGCAGCGTATTAACTGGTGAGCACATCCATGAAGCTTATACAGCTGTTTGGTTATAAAAAATGCTGTATGAAGGATGTCGCGATTAATACTAGCAACAAGAAAAATCCCAGTGGAATGGTCGAAGAAGAGTCAAAGGGAGCAACCCAGTGTTGTAGCAGTGCTGAAGGTCAGCAGGTAGGGGGCAGGGTCCTGGAAGCCCCAGGACAGCAGGGCTAAACCTTTAGAAGTAAAAGCAAGTTAGAAGTGCAATGCATAATATTCTACATACTACCCATATAAAAGAgacactgagcaggaggttggattagatcgcctgtctggctccttccaactctgtgcccACTTTAAGTCTGTTAAATGCAGAACACCACTGAGTGAGGATCAGTCAAATTATTTAGGAGAATGTGAGAAGGACAATAAGCGATATCTGTATGGATGGCACAAGGAAAAGGTGGCCGTTGTTttcccaagaagaagagttgtttttaaaccccgcctttcactacccaagggagtcccggaacagctcacaaacaccttttcctccctctccccacaacaggcactttgtgaggtaggtggggttgagagagctctgacagaactgttgcaTAAGATCAACTCGaaaagaactgtgagtagcccaagctcactcagctggctgcatgtgaagatgtagggaatcaaaccaggttctccagattagaagaagagttggttttcctaAATCAgttatattactgctctgtgagaacagaactatcagggctgtgactggcccgaggtcacccagcatgtggccgagtggggaatcaaacctgatttgccagattagaagccgccactcttagccactatactgctcttaactacaacaccacactggctcccgctgctgttctttaaccattacaccatgctgcaACACACAATTCTTTTGGCGTATGTGCAAATTAGACCTCTGTGGTGTGTTGTCCCCCCACCCTATACTAATGTTTTAAACTATAGCCTGGAGGTTTCCTGGCTGTATCTAAGGTGGGCCGAGGTCAGCAGGGATATGATGCCTCTGAGTTCACCTgctgaagctgctgtttcctccaggggagctgctttCAGTAATCTGGAGAGGTGTTATAATTCTGGAAGGAATCCAGATGCTACCTGAGGCTGGCTACCCTACCCCTTTTTCCAAAAAGCTGTTGCAATGTTTTCAACTGATGGCTCAGAATCTGCCTGGTTTCCTCTGCCTCCAACCCagctttttttcttgttctttgtttgcattttttaaagtatcatatGCAGGCCCGTAGCCAGAATTTTTTTGGCGAGCCCAGTGGAGCTCAGCTCATcactatttattttctttatagttTATTtacactttattatttatttaccaatATTCTACTTGAGGCACAAGGCAGATTACATTGCATAAAAATGCAATCAAATAGCAAGCGAGATctagctctctgtctctctctgacaCAAAGATGTAGATGAGTCTCTTCCTCGTTGGCTTTTAAAACAGGACTCATCAGCCCTGCTAACTAGCGATTCTGTTCTAGCCAACTgcatagagcagactttctcaaccagggtttcatgaagccattttgggacttctttgggtagtgaaaagttgggtataaaaaacctagctcttcttctcctgagCCCCAAATCAGGGCAGAAGCATACGCTCCTAAACAAGATGCAGAGTGCACCACTTGGATTAGGTTTTTCCTTCTTGTTTTATATCTTCCAGGCATTTTCACAGATTGTCTCTCGTCGCTAGCTGCCTTTTCAGAATAGGACAACTTGTTACAGGGAAGTTTAAGCTTTAATTGGTATGTTGGCTGCAAAGGGCTCAAATCTCTCACTAGCCACAAAACACAGCCTCTTTGCTAACAAATCTGTGCTTTAATCGTGTTGCCATCCAAAAACAGCTAGTGGACACCTGGTTAATCCCCCGTCTTTATAGCAGTATAAACAATTGGGCCAGATTGTCTACAAACAGCACTCCCTGGGGCTTTAGCACACCGTAGCAGGAGCCAGCGGATGAGTGATGCCCTGGGGCAGCCCTGTAGAGGTAGCACCAATTGGCAGGTCGGGGACACATACAGAGCTAGAGATGCAACTGGAGGCCTCGGGGTTGCCTGGCCTGACAACCTGCTGATCTGCACGTGTCGCCGAAAGGAAGCTGTTGCGAGGGCAGCCCCCAGCAAGAAGTCCTACAACCGGAGTAACAGCGCCAGTTGCGTTCTGCTAAAGGCCCACAAATGCTTAAACCAGTCTGTACCAAATAAAGCAATTTATGCGGGCTTGTCTGCTTGGCAGTGAGTTTGTGACACTTGGGGGATGGGGAACTTTAATGTTCCCGTCCCCCAAAGGGGCCACATACACCTATGAAAGTGAGAAGGGACTATTTCACTGACACggccatcccaagcagagttcAACGCACTTAGGAGGGTGCAATTCAGCTTAGGATGGCCTCACATTTCTTCAGCTGCTCCATTATCGGAAATGTAGGGCTGTCAAAGAATCAAAAGTCAGATCCAAATCTTTGTGGGGACTGGATGCATGGCAGTTGCTCCTGCAGGCATTTCCTTACTGGCTTCATAGCCATTGTCACAATATGTGTGAAAGCAACATAAATGTGCAACACTGCCTTAAAGCAAGTTACCCCACTGCTCTATCTAGCCCAATACTCTGTCCTGTGATGGAAAGATTAATTTCTAGTTGTCTTGCAGCCCAGTTATTTAAGATCTTTCCTACTGAGATTAAACCCCTGCTGCATGCAATAGCATGCCCTCTGCTGACGAACTATGGGCTGCACATGCAACACTGTCTGTCTATCACTGAGAAGCAGAAATACTCCAGCAAAATGGAAAAGACAGGATGAGAGAAGCAGAGAACGCCAGACAAAACCCCACCAAAAAATGCTCCATTCTGTCAACCAAGAAATATTTGGTCATAGCAAACGGGATCTTACCCACTATCTCATTTTCTTCTAGGTTGATGTTTTCAAGAGCTTTCAAAGAAGTCAGCTGCTCTGGAAAGTGCTCAAATTTGTTTCTAGAAAGGTTGATGACTCTCAGGTGTGACAGGATCTGAACTTCCTCCGGCAGCCGATGGATGTAATTCCCTTCCAGATTCAGTTCTGCATTTGGAAAAGATGACTCATTGTGAAAAAACTGACCTGTTTAGGAAAAACATCAAGCCAAACCCACCTTTGCGACAGGCTGCTGATGAAGGAGATTTCCCACTACTGCCCAAAATGAGCATCTTGAGGGGAGTCAAAGGACTGCAGCAAGCGGGGAGGAAATTGGCAAAAATTCTTCCATAAGCAAAGATTGTCCAGAAGATTCAAGCCAATGCTTTGGTTGGCAAAATGCAAAACCAAATGAATGGCAGGATAGGAGGAGCTGCCTACTAGAGGCATGGCAATGAAAGGCCTCTCTGCAGAAAAATTGAGGGACCAAAGACCTCCAATAGTATCAAACTTTAAGATCTGATTACATGAGAACCTCTTTCTACTCAGTACTACAGACAAATGGAAATATCTGTCCAACAACAGTCCTTCTGTAGCATGCAAGTGTTTTGCAGAATTTCAGACTGGAGAGCCAGGAATTTACACAATTAGGCTTAATGCCTGAACAAACAAAGGCAGTGAATCTGCAATGAGTTCAGATTTTAAGGAGTGCTAATTAATAACATTCCTCTCTAGGAAAATGCTTTGGAGAGCGGGAGAGAGGTTATGTCTCAATGTGAAAACAATAATGTTTCCCCCTTATTTTATGGCTGCTCGGGGTCGGTGAGAGGGACAATGAAAGGGTAGACACATGCTACAAGTTATATCTAAGATTAATTACAGCTCAATACGTCGGTGTTCAGTTGGGATCTcttggccatttaaaaaaaatctctattcCAAAAGCAATATATCGATGTTTTTTTAAGGTAGCTTTGTTCCTTGTTGAACATTTTCTCTAATGAGGAGTCTGCAGAAACCTCTGAACACCGGTTTAAAGGGAATGTTACCTGTGATATGTTTAAACTGTTCATTATTGAACACCATTCATTATTAAGCACTGTTTTGAAGAGAAGTCACAAGGCTACCCAACTGGAATTATACAGCAGGAATTACTGCTTGCGCTCTAAGTGCTAAACGCCCTGATTCAAGAGTACTGCTCTGTGAAACAGATCGAACGACAGGGAAGGCAAGAAGAATAGCACGCCTGAAAAACAGGCAATGCAAACGACAGACTCAATCCTATAGGACAGCAAGATAAGGACACAGTGACAGAACCGAATTCCTTACATCAGAATGCTAATGAAGAGATCACATTTGGGAATGCTCcgctaggtcaggggtggccaaatggaggctcttcagatgtccatgtactacaattcccatgatcccctgccagcactatgctgactgcagtccatggacatctggagagcactgTTTAGCCACCCTTATGCTAGGTTGAAAACTCTCTACAAATGCAAAACCAGCACTGGAAGGTGAGGGAAAGGTAGAACTTTCTTCTTGTGCtaggttttaaatttttaattggtagtgagttttttaaaataaaaatgagcaGGAATCCATCCATACCCTGCAGTTTGAAGTAGAGCAGTCTACTCTCCTGTAcacgtggaagaagaagaagaagaagaagaagagttggttcttatataccgcttttccctacccgaaggaggctcaaagcggcttacagtcaccttccctttcctctccccacaacagacaccctgtggggtaggtgaggctgagagagccctgatattcctgctcggtcagaacagttttatcagcgccgtggcgagcccaaggtcacccagctggttgcatgtgggggagcgcagaatcgaacccggcatgccagattagaagtccgcactcctaaccactacaccaaacaggcctaattttaaaaatatcagtggAAAGGTGAGGAAAAAACATTCTGCAGTTATAACCTGTAGGATTTGAGAGTTCTACCCTGGACAACCCAGGCTAGCCATTACATATGTAGGCACTGAACTGTGTGTACAGGTATTCCATTGCAGGCATCGTAGCCAATCAGCGGCGTCCTACCCTCTCATGTTAGCCAATGAGCTGTTGCCTTCAAGGTCCAATCACAGGCCTCCATTAAGGACTGATCAGGGCCCTCTGTGGGAAGTTTTGAGTGTATATAAGCTTGCTTTGCTCCCAGGTTCTCTGTTCATTGTCTCTGGTTGGAGTtgtgttaataaagagctgttgtttaaAGAAACTTCGTCTGTGTCTTGCCGAATCCACAGATTTAATTCTAGCCTGGTCCCACcagaagctaagccgggtcagccctggttggtgcttggaagggaaaccatcaAGGAAACCCAGGATGGCTACACAGATGCAGGCCATAGCAAACGACCTCTGctaccttgaaaaccttacagggtcgCTGCAAGTTAGATGGGACTTGATgacaaaaggaaaaagagaggaagCCTACTTTGATGAGGCTGGTACTACCTGACTGATGCCGACACTTGACCGTAATCAGCACAATGTTCTCCTGTGAACAAAGACCATTTCTTGATAGAAACAGGTGGATAAGAGCATATCCGCTGTtcaagaggtcagactggttaCCCAGAGCTGCCCACATAACTGCTCATGGTGCTGGCTATGGACTTTAAAAATGTGAAACAGTGAGCATTAGATTTAGTACTGCTTCACGTCTTGCAGCATCCATGTGATAGGCATGTCGCTGCCATGAGATTGTGTATCAGGAATTCCCATCTAAGAACTTTACTCCCAGGCTGGGTTAGTATTGCGATCATAGCATGTGAGAAGAAAAGGCTTCAGCCCTCCACTCCCGAAACAGCCCagaagggagccagcttggtgtagcggttaagagtggcaatttctaatgtggcaagctaggtttgattccttgctcctccgcTTGCAGccagcgggtgaccttgggcttgtcacagccatggtaaagctgttctgaccaagaagtaatatcaagACTGTCTCatccttgcctacctcacagagcgtttgttgtgtggagaggaagaggaaggcgaatataaaccacttttagactccttttgaaagagaaaagcggcatataagaaccaattcttcttctatactatgattttatattttttattgtcAGTTAACACGTTGTTAACCACCTGGAGTGTATAGGAAGGACGGGttgtaaaaataaagatttattattttatttattattacatgcaAAAATGGCTCTCTGGGACCATTTAAACTCAGGGAGACAGTGCTGGTTTGAATCTCCTTCTCCTTGCATGCCATGGTTCTGATCCGAACCCTGCCTGTGCAGGCCTGGGAATTAAGCAAAGAACTTTCAGAGCAAGTCTGTAGAAAGCCCATGTAGGAGACCCGTGGGGTTTATAGCATTCAAATCAGCACTCAAAGCACTAACTTAGGCCCGTGTTTTTATCCGTCTAATAGGCTATTACAAGGAGCCTCATTAaaaacaaggaaacaaacaattTCACAATACCACCAGCATGGAGAAAATTAACCTATGCTAATTGTCGGCATTTGCTGTTGTATTTCCCTTGATCGAAGCACAGCCATTTCTTTTGTGCCGTTAGGGCTACAAAAACCTGAAGTGAAGCTTTTATTTAGCCTGCGGGAACAAGGATACCCTTTGTTCCCACCATAGGAGTTTTTACACACTTCACAGCTGTTCAGTCCCAGCATTAGGTGGACCACATACTAAGTACGCACACCCTCTCTCTGTGTGGATACTTCACCATGTACTCAAGTACCATCGCccttttcctttgcagaacaaTAGCGGCATAAAGTCTCACAAGCGGAAAATGAAAGCGAAAATGGGTTTTTAGAATGCTCCTCCCACAGGTAGGGATAAAAGTGCGTCCAGATCTCTTACTGATTCTGCCTTCCTTGTGCAGAACAAAGGAGAAGAAGTGCAGTAAACCCTTGGCCACTTCCGTACTGTGCTCACTGATACCAAATTATCACTTGTTTATAAGAAATTACCTCCTGCCACAGAGAAGCATTCTATGTTGATACTTGCTGACTGAAATGGTATTGAGAAAGAGGTTTACAtcctcatgtatttatttacgtcgtttataccaggctttctcaaccagggattcatgaCACCCTTAGgattcttgacagctctggataggtgggaattaattaattttgaacatatttttttaatgtgttaaacatttattgggcgatttgacaatatatggtcatgtagacctgcCCCACccgccaaatggccaatgatggacctggatgaggtgggaaggggagaggccctgggtaggcatgtacacagctatacttcccaaccatattctgcatgatcgtgccacctctagggtttctcaaagcctgaggaatgtttcacaggtttctcaacggtaaaaaaagttgagaggctGATTCATACTCTTATTTCCCCTTGCCCCAATGGGAACCCAGGCAGCTAAGATAATCTTTCTCTCCCTCATTTTTCCCTCCCAATAATCCTGAAAGGCATGTTAGGTTAAAAGCAtgtgagtagctcaaggtcaTGCAACCAAATTtcggtttagggttgccagctttgggttgggaaatacctggagactttgtgagtGGAGCCAGGACTGAGCAGGAGTAAAAGgcaatggagcccaccctccaaagcagtccagAAGTCCCAACACCCTGCCTTTTCCTAACAGAAGCTAGGTCTTAAAAGTCTTGTATTGGCTTAGCAAAGGCCACTGTGGGCATTAGTTTCTTAAAGCAACAGGTGCAGCTTCggttaattttttttgggggggggtggggggggttaacTGCCAATGCATTTTTATCAGATTTCAGATATCTCTGCAAAGCTGTGGCATCTCCCTAGTTTGTACAATGATGTGTCTTGTCAGATTTGGCAAAggtgaaaattagatatattgactATCGCACAACTTACAGCTTGCATTTCAGCTATGGGAGAGACAAGGGAGGTGGGAAATACAATATAAATGCCACCAAAATATCCATAAACCACACCAGTTCTGAGGCTCCactcacaaagtctccaggtatttcccaacaaaACCAAGCATACGACAAAATCAACAGCACTAAAAAATACCAATAAAACTGCCAATATATGTAAGCCATAGCATAAAAAGCATATAAAATATAGCGGTCTACAATGATATTGATAATACAGGCCTCAGGATAAGATCAGACCATAAAATAACAGAAAGATGGATCCTCTTGGATAAAGGCCTAGGTCAAAGTAAATGTTTTTGCCTGGAGCATAAAAGAAAATAAGCACCAGTCACGCCTCAAATAGGAGGGCATCCCATAAGAAAGAAAGCAATCTTGTTTTCTTTTATGAGTGGATTTATCTCATGTTTCCCCTGAATAATGCTTTTTCTCGTTATTTGGGAGCTGTTGATGCTGTGGAAGCTGGGATCCCTCAGGGCTCAGAATCCTCTTATCCACGGATCT is a genomic window of Paroedura picta isolate Pp20150507F chromosome 8, Ppicta_v3.0, whole genome shotgun sequence containing:
- the LRRC20 gene encoding leucine-rich repeat-containing protein 20 isoform X2, with amino-acid sequence MEKKMGEAVARVARKVNETVENRADSLDLADCKLMTFPIALYKVMRHVAEGIHLITLANNELKSVTSKFIATFSQLRELNLEGNYIHRLPEEVQILSHLRVINLSRNKFEHFPEQLTSLKALENINLEENEIVGLALLSWGFQDPAPYLLTFSTATTLGCSL